In one Sebastes umbrosus isolate fSebUmb1 chromosome 13, fSebUmb1.pri, whole genome shotgun sequence genomic region, the following are encoded:
- the gpr183a gene encoding G-protein coupled receptor 183-A, whose amino-acid sequence MGSTAAPVTLTSPSTNNDSNETTCDTLYAHREYARVLMPLFYCVVFVVGLLGNCLALYVIRPNLKKINSTTLYSLNLVVSDILFTISLPVRIVYYAMGFHWPMGEMLCKISGLIFYINTYAGVNFMTCLSVDRFIAVVLPLRFGRFRKVSNVRWICVGVWVLVLAQTLPLVGMPMTNEEPDGFITCMEYPNFEKVDHIATILIGAVFLGYVVPVLTILVCYSVLCSKLHLSAKSNHLTEKSGRSQKAIGVICCVSLVFVVCFSPYHIDILQYMIRKLVSSPDCADLTAFQVSLHITVCLMNLNSCLDPFIYFFACKGYKRKLWKLLRLRVSMSFSSAVRTSPEGSSKDIIDGNKIPLNSTVGSTSERFTERSFNGKSKREN is encoded by the coding sequence ATGGGTTCTACCGCTGCACCTGTGACCCTCACCTCCCCATCCACCAACAATGACTCTAATGAGACTACCTGTGACACCCTATACGCCCACCGGGAGTACGCCAGGGTGCTCATGCCTCTTTTCTACTGCGTCGTGTTCGTGGTGGGGCTGCTCGGTAACTGCCTCGCACTCTACGTCATCCGCCCCAATCTGAAGAAGATCAACTCCACCACCTTGTACTCTCTCAACCTGGTCGTCTCCGACATCCTCTTCACCATCTCTCTGCCCGTGAGGATTGTCTACTACGCTATGGGCTTCCACTGGCCTATGGGCGAGATGCTGTGCAAGATATCGGGCCTCATCTTCTACATCAACACCTACGCAGGGGTCAATTTTATGACCTGTCTCAGCGTAGACCGTTTCATCGCCGTGGTGCTGCCTCTTCGTTTCGGGAGATTCAGGAAGGTCAGCAACGTGCGCTGGATTTGCGTCGGCGTGTGGGTGCTGGTCCTGGCGCAGACCCTTCCCCTCGTGGGCATGCCCATGACCAACGAGGAACCCGATGGCTTCATCACCTGTATGGAATACCCCAACTTTGAGAAGGTCGACCACATCGCCACTATACTGATCGGTGCCGTCTTCCTTGGTTACGTCGTGCCTGTGCTGACCATCCTTGTGTGCTACTCCGTCTTGTGCTCCAAACTCCACCTGTCAGCCAAATCCAACCATTTGACGGAAAAGTCCGGCCGGAGCCAAAAGGCCATCGGCGTGATCTGCTGCGTGTCCCTGGTCTTCGTCGTCTGTTTCAGCCCCTATCACATTGACATCCTGCAGTACATGATCCGCAAACTGGTGTCGAGCCCCGACTGCGCCGATCTCACGGCCTTTCAGGTGTCGCTGCACATCACCGTGTGTCTGATGAACCTCAACTCCTGTTTGGATCCTTTTATCTACTTCTTTGCCTGTAAGGGCTACAAGAGGAAACTGTGGAAGCTGCTGAGGCTGCGGGTCAGCATGTCCTTCTCCAGCGCAGTGAGGACGTCACCTGAAGGCTCCTCCAAGGACATTATAGACGGCAACAAGATCCCACTCAACAGTACTGTAGGCTCAACCAGTGAGAGATTCACAGAAAGAAGTTTCAACGGGAAGAGTAAAAGAGAGAACTGA